From a region of the Oncorhynchus keta strain PuntledgeMale-10-30-2019 chromosome 13, Oket_V2, whole genome shotgun sequence genome:
- the LOC118378638 gene encoding NADH dehydrogenase [ubiquinone] 1 beta subcomplex subunit 2, mitochondrial-like, producing the protein MSSFGRAMGVLRAGTQLLTRGPQKIVTRKAGGGPHIEAQYRQFPQLTKSQTFQAELLSSAMWFWILWHCWHDPDAVMGHFPWPDASAWTDEELGIPADNEE; encoded by the exons ATGTCTTCTTTTGGAAGGGCCATGGGTGTCCTTAGGGCCGGGACGCAGCTTCTTACACGTGGACCTCAGAAAATAGTAACCCGAAA AGCTGGCGGTGGACCACACATAGAGGCCCAGTACAGGCAATTCCCACAACTCACCAAGAGCCAGACGTTCCAAGCAGAGCTCCTCAGCAGTGCCATGTGGTTCTGGATCCTGTGGCACTGCTGGCATGACCCAGATGCAGTAATG GGTCACTTCCCATGGCCTGATGCATCCGCATGGACAGATGAAGAACTGGGGATCCCAGCTGACAATGAGGAATGA